The following coding sequences are from one Burkholderia stabilis window:
- a CDS encoding multidrug effflux MFS transporter: protein MKTRSLPQWGWLFLLMLVVCLPRVTIDAYLPSLPAMADALHGTDAQLQLTLTLYMVGYALSMLVSGPLSDRYGRRPVLIGGLCVYVVASVACALSASVAAIVAARIFQALGGCCGTVIGRVIVRERFPAGLQATMLGRISAGMALSPVVAPLAGSAVAEWLGWRGVFGCLAAGGVVATAMVLRYLPETRERDAQPAPGPGLLRTYAGLLRERRFLRHSLAISFAYCTYYPFIAESSTLFQRQIGVSGPVYAAIFGVTVLGYLIGSSAFGRANGRWQPDTVVAAAAVVNLAGTAALWAGGAFAPGAVVPLVVPMFVVMIAVGIAIPACQFAVMQPYTKIAGTASGLFFFIQMAITAACGGVLAWLSDGTAQPMIVVTAGASIAFVAVVVGLRERGASVGSRRATGNRPAVEQ, encoded by the coding sequence ATGAAGACGCGTTCATTACCCCAGTGGGGCTGGCTGTTCCTGTTGATGCTCGTCGTATGTTTGCCGCGCGTCACGATCGATGCGTACCTGCCGTCGCTGCCCGCGATGGCGGACGCGCTGCATGGCACCGACGCACAGTTGCAGCTCACGCTGACCCTCTACATGGTCGGCTATGCGCTGTCGATGCTGGTATCGGGGCCTTTGTCCGACCGCTACGGCCGGCGCCCCGTTCTGATCGGCGGCCTGTGCGTGTACGTGGTCGCAAGCGTTGCGTGCGCGCTGTCGGCCAGCGTCGCGGCGATCGTCGCCGCACGCATCTTCCAGGCGCTGGGCGGCTGCTGCGGCACGGTGATCGGGCGGGTCATCGTGCGCGAGCGCTTTCCGGCCGGGCTGCAGGCGACGATGCTCGGCCGCATCTCGGCCGGCATGGCGCTGTCGCCGGTGGTCGCGCCGCTGGCCGGTAGCGCGGTCGCCGAGTGGCTCGGATGGCGCGGCGTGTTCGGCTGTCTCGCGGCGGGCGGGGTGGTCGCCACGGCGATGGTGCTGCGCTACCTGCCGGAGACCCGCGAACGCGACGCGCAGCCGGCGCCGGGCCCGGGGCTCCTGCGGACGTACGCGGGCCTGCTGCGCGAGCGGCGTTTCCTGCGCCATTCGCTGGCCATCAGCTTCGCGTACTGCACCTACTATCCGTTCATCGCGGAATCGTCGACGCTGTTCCAGCGGCAAATCGGCGTGTCCGGCCCGGTGTATGCGGCGATCTTCGGCGTGACCGTGCTCGGTTACCTGATCGGCTCGAGCGCGTTCGGGCGCGCCAACGGCCGCTGGCAGCCCGATACCGTCGTCGCGGCGGCCGCCGTCGTCAATCTGGCCGGCACCGCCGCGCTGTGGGCCGGCGGTGCGTTTGCCCCCGGGGCGGTCGTGCCGCTCGTCGTGCCGATGTTCGTCGTGATGATTGCCGTCGGGATCGCGATTCCGGCCTGTCAGTTTGCCGTGATGCAGCCGTACACGAAGATCGCCGGAACGGCATCCGGGCTCTTCTTCTTTATCCAGATGGCGATCACGGCCGCGTGCGGCGGCGTGCTGGCGTGGCTGTCGGACGGCACCGCGCAACCGATGATCGTCGTCACGGCGGGCGCGAGCATCGCGTTTGTCGCGGTGGTCGTCGGTCTGCGCGAGCGCGGCGCGAGCGTCGGTTCACGTCGCGCGACGGGGAACCGTCCCGCCGTCGAGCAATGA
- a CDS encoding response regulator, with translation MRVLLVEDNPNLAQSLNDALSAARFAVDHMADGEAADHVLRTQDYALVILDLGLPKLDGLEVLRRLRARRNPVPVLILTAHGSVEDRVKGLDLGADDYLAKPFELTELEARARALIRRSLGHEHSRVECGPLSYDSIDRSFHLAGEPLSLTPRERSVLEVLILRNGRAINKDTLSEKIFGLDESVNADAIEIYVYRLRKKLESTGVAIVTLRGLGYLLEAKAESAE, from the coding sequence ATGCGTGTGCTGCTCGTCGAAGACAACCCGAACCTGGCCCAGTCGCTGAACGACGCGCTGAGCGCCGCGCGTTTCGCGGTCGATCACATGGCGGACGGCGAGGCCGCGGACCACGTGCTGCGCACGCAGGATTACGCGCTGGTGATCCTCGATCTCGGGCTGCCGAAGCTCGACGGGCTGGAGGTGCTGCGGCGGCTGCGTGCGCGCCGCAACCCGGTGCCGGTGCTGATCCTCACCGCGCACGGCTCGGTCGAGGATCGCGTGAAAGGGCTCGATCTCGGCGCCGACGACTATCTCGCGAAACCGTTCGAGCTGACCGAACTGGAGGCGCGCGCCCGCGCGCTGATCCGGCGCAGTCTCGGCCATGAGCATTCGCGGGTCGAATGCGGGCCGCTTTCGTACGACAGTATCGACCGCAGCTTTCACCTCGCGGGCGAGCCGCTGTCGCTGACGCCGCGCGAGCGTTCGGTGCTCGAAGTGCTGATCCTGCGCAACGGCCGCGCAATCAACAAGGACACGCTGTCGGAGAAGATCTTCGGGCTCGACGAATCGGTCAACGCGGATGCGATCGAGATCTACGTGTACCGGCTGCGCAAGAAGCTCGAAAGCACGGGCGTCGCGATCGTCACGCTGCGCGGGCTGGGTTATCTGCTCGAAGCGAAGGCGGAGTCGGCGGAATGA
- a CDS encoding sensor histidine kinase: MTRPNLRTQVALWLLLPLLGLLALDSWLTYQRAMSAAHVAFDRTLSSSLKSIREGVRLNDGEIEVDLPYLALEMLESSDGGKIYYLIREDNGHTITGYPDLPLPQGRDAGDGALFVTRYYDVIYRGEQLRMAALRIPVHDVPTAQSRIVWVMVGETIEARQALAREILIGSLLQEGLLVVLALGIVWLGVGRGLRPLNRLSATVAARSEDDPTPLDTGAMPSELAPLVESINQYIGRTQRMQVARRRFFADAAHQLKTPLAAVQAGVELALRPDEQPRANGHLRRANGAVRQAAKIVQQLLSLSRLDSDSGQAVAHEPVALHRLARSVTLDWSPVARARDIDLGFEHEADVSVHGQPDLLGEMIGNLIDNAIRYAGDSAVITVRVSRDGEQARLDVIDNGPGVPADERDAVFERFHRGSKTQTVEGTGLGLSIVREIARVHQGSVMLADAAGGGLVVTIRLPAANDAEARAA, encoded by the coding sequence GTGACGCGCCCGAACCTGCGAACCCAGGTCGCGCTGTGGCTGCTGTTGCCGCTGCTCGGCCTGCTCGCGCTCGATTCGTGGCTCACGTACCAGCGCGCGATGAGCGCCGCGCACGTCGCGTTCGACCGCACGCTGTCGTCGTCGCTGAAGTCGATCCGCGAAGGCGTGCGGCTCAACGACGGCGAGATCGAGGTCGACCTGCCGTATCTCGCGCTCGAAATGCTCGAATCGAGCGATGGCGGCAAGATCTACTACCTGATCCGCGAGGACAACGGCCACACGATCACCGGCTACCCGGACCTGCCGCTGCCGCAGGGGCGCGACGCGGGCGACGGCGCGCTGTTCGTCACGCGCTACTACGACGTCATCTATCGCGGCGAGCAGTTGCGGATGGCCGCGCTGCGCATACCGGTACACGACGTGCCGACCGCGCAGTCGCGCATCGTGTGGGTGATGGTCGGCGAGACGATCGAGGCGCGCCAGGCGCTCGCGCGCGAGATCCTGATCGGTTCGCTGCTGCAGGAAGGGCTGCTCGTCGTGCTCGCGCTCGGGATCGTATGGCTTGGCGTCGGGCGCGGGCTGCGGCCGCTGAACCGGCTGTCGGCCACGGTCGCCGCGCGCAGCGAGGACGATCCGACGCCGCTCGACACCGGCGCGATGCCGAGCGAGCTCGCGCCGCTCGTCGAGTCGATCAACCAGTACATCGGCCGCACGCAGCGGATGCAGGTCGCGCGGCGGCGCTTCTTCGCGGATGCGGCCCATCAACTGAAGACGCCGCTCGCGGCCGTGCAGGCCGGCGTCGAGCTCGCACTGCGGCCCGATGAACAGCCGCGCGCGAACGGGCATCTGCGGCGCGCGAACGGCGCGGTGCGGCAGGCCGCGAAGATCGTCCAGCAACTGCTGTCGCTGTCGCGGCTCGATTCGGACAGCGGCCAGGCGGTCGCGCACGAGCCGGTCGCGCTGCACCGGCTTGCGCGCAGCGTGACGCTCGACTGGTCGCCGGTTGCACGCGCGCGCGACATCGATCTCGGCTTCGAGCACGAAGCCGATGTGAGCGTGCATGGGCAACCGGATCTGCTCGGCGAGATGATCGGCAACCTGATCGACAACGCGATTCGGTATGCAGGCGACAGCGCGGTGATTACGGTGCGTGTGTCGCGCGATGGCGAGCAGGCGCGGCTCGACGTGATCGACAACGGGCCGGGCGTTCCGGCGGACGAGCGCGACGCGGTGTTCGAGCGCTTCCATCGCGGCAGCAAGACGCAGACGGTCGAAGGGACGGGGCTCGGGCTGTCGATCGTGCGGGAGATCGCACGCGTGCATCAGGGCAGCGTGATGCTCGCCGATGCTGCGGGCGGCGGGCTGGTCGTGACGATCCGGTTGCCGGCGGCGAACGATGCGGAGGCGCGCGCGGCGTGA
- a CDS encoding MOSC domain-containing protein: MPAIAELFVYPIKSCAGIALSRAQLLETGLAYDRHWLITDPDGQMITQRTHPRLALIRTALDTDALVLNAPGMREIRTPLDGDATPATPSMAATVWRDTVDAIDTGAETAAWLTEFLGTPAKLARFGADARRGCNRKWTGEIDTHTQFADGYPLLVIGQSSLDDLNARLAAKGAPAIPMNRFRPNIVVSDLDAYEEDFVEHLDTDGATPVRLRLVKLCTRCPMPTIDQATGAPDPAWPHEPTDTMQAYRANPNYEDALTFGINAIVVEGAGAWLEIGQSLEAEIGFGD; this comes from the coding sequence ATGCCAGCCATCGCCGAACTCTTCGTCTACCCGATCAAATCCTGCGCCGGCATTGCGCTGTCGCGTGCGCAACTGCTCGAAACGGGCCTCGCGTACGATCGCCACTGGCTGATTACCGACCCCGACGGGCAGATGATCACGCAGCGCACGCACCCGCGTCTCGCGCTGATCCGCACCGCGCTCGACACCGATGCGCTCGTGCTGAACGCGCCGGGCATGCGCGAGATCCGCACGCCGCTCGACGGCGACGCGACGCCTGCCACGCCGTCAATGGCCGCGACCGTCTGGCGCGACACCGTCGACGCGATCGACACGGGCGCCGAAACGGCCGCGTGGCTCACCGAATTCCTCGGCACGCCCGCGAAGCTCGCGCGCTTCGGGGCCGATGCGCGTCGCGGCTGCAACCGCAAATGGACGGGCGAGATCGATACGCACACGCAGTTCGCGGACGGTTATCCGCTGCTCGTGATCGGCCAGTCGTCGCTCGACGACCTGAACGCGCGGCTCGCCGCGAAAGGCGCGCCGGCGATTCCGATGAACCGCTTCCGCCCGAACATCGTCGTGTCGGATCTCGACGCCTACGAAGAGGATTTCGTCGAACACCTCGACACCGACGGCGCGACGCCCGTGCGGCTGCGCCTCGTGAAGCTGTGCACGCGCTGCCCGATGCCGACGATCGACCAGGCCACCGGCGCGCCCGACCCGGCATGGCCGCACGAGCCGACCGACACGATGCAGGCCTATCGCGCGAACCCGAACTACGAAGACGCGCTGACGTTCGGCATCAACGCGATCGTCGTCGAAGGCGCGGGCGCGTGGCTCGAAATCGGGCAATCGCTGGAAGCGGAGATCGGGTTCGGCGATTGA
- a CDS encoding ABC transporter substrate-binding protein, which translates to MNPTRRHFLAQASALATIAAAPAALRAQSGTRPLLRAGDQKGGLRALLEAAGELNGLPYDIAWTEFPAAAPLAEALNAAAVDCGPIGDAPVIFALASGARIKVIGANRSDPYGTAVLVRPDATLKGAADLKGKSIGTTRGSIGHFVTLKALDAAGLPPDAVSFRFLPPADTMLALATGSIDAWATWEPYTALAETSGRARLLVNGRGLWSGLSYVAATDAAIASKREVLHDFLQRVVRAQTWSYRHVDAYSAALARIIGIPPAAAKLQFERRNTRWQPIDATVVAGQQRTADFYLKAGLLRQPLDVRATFDPGFPLA; encoded by the coding sequence ATGAATCCGACCCGACGCCATTTCCTCGCGCAGGCAAGCGCCCTCGCCACGATCGCCGCAGCGCCGGCCGCACTGCGCGCGCAATCGGGCACGCGGCCGCTGCTGCGCGCCGGCGACCAGAAAGGCGGGCTGCGCGCGCTGCTCGAAGCGGCCGGCGAACTGAACGGCCTGCCCTACGACATCGCGTGGACCGAATTCCCGGCGGCCGCGCCGCTCGCCGAAGCGCTGAACGCCGCCGCCGTCGACTGCGGGCCGATCGGCGACGCGCCGGTGATCTTCGCGCTCGCGTCGGGCGCGCGCATCAAGGTGATCGGCGCGAACCGTTCCGATCCGTACGGCACGGCCGTGCTCGTGCGGCCCGATGCGACGCTCAAAGGCGCGGCCGACCTGAAGGGCAAAAGCATCGGCACCACGCGCGGCTCGATCGGCCATTTCGTCACGCTGAAGGCGCTCGACGCGGCCGGCCTGCCGCCCGATGCCGTGTCGTTCCGCTTCCTGCCGCCGGCCGACACGATGCTCGCGCTCGCGACCGGCTCGATCGACGCATGGGCGACGTGGGAACCCTATACCGCGCTGGCCGAAACGAGCGGCCGTGCACGCTTGCTCGTCAACGGCCGCGGCCTGTGGTCGGGCCTCAGCTACGTCGCCGCGACCGACGCGGCGATCGCGTCGAAGCGCGAGGTGCTGCACGATTTCCTGCAGCGCGTCGTGCGCGCGCAAACCTGGTCGTACCGGCACGTCGACGCGTATTCCGCAGCGCTCGCGCGCATCATCGGCATTCCGCCGGCCGCCGCGAAGCTGCAATTCGAGCGCCGCAACACGCGCTGGCAGCCGATCGATGCGACGGTCGTCGCCGGGCAGCAGCGCACCGCCGATTTCTACCTGAAGGCCGGGCTGCTGCGCCAGCCGCTCGATGTGCGCGCAACCTTCGACCCCGGTTTCCCGCTCGCGTAA
- a CDS encoding c-type cytochrome: protein MNAPPFADWALVFLQLLYRAQIALARGLHALGLTGDADGQAAWPWAHRIALETLRIDAGLTRQLAFACIATALAVVLACVALASRKWRFASAIAALAVAWFAPWPPSSLWLTPAVPTSFQRDPAAFSVSNVMRGAHLYAQHCAACHGADGRGEGPLAATLAHWPPTFAGALLARRLDGELFWRVRHGTRDERGAATMPGFASTLGPQDTWAVLDYLKALAAGSGAQAEGAWPVPVPLPALDVRCGDAAPQPLDRWREGQRVRIVALAPGVAPPPEDARWQTLLVTASGTSAPTATGARANCVASTPDAWLAFATIAGIAPDALGGTQLLADRRGWLRARALPGSVGWSDADLLCRSDAAARPAAAAVTAGSSDPLTALLLRVDAEPVRDVQAGLPH, encoded by the coding sequence ATGAACGCGCCGCCGTTCGCCGACTGGGCGCTCGTCTTCCTGCAACTGCTGTATCGCGCGCAAATCGCGTTGGCGCGCGGGCTGCACGCGCTCGGCCTGACCGGCGATGCCGACGGTCAGGCCGCGTGGCCGTGGGCGCACCGCATCGCGCTCGAAACGCTGCGCATCGACGCGGGACTCACGCGGCAACTTGCGTTCGCCTGCATCGCAACGGCGCTTGCGGTGGTACTCGCCTGTGTCGCGCTCGCTTCGCGCAAATGGCGTTTCGCCTCCGCGATCGCCGCGCTGGCGGTGGCATGGTTCGCGCCGTGGCCGCCGTCGTCGCTGTGGCTGACGCCCGCCGTGCCGACGAGTTTCCAGCGCGATCCCGCAGCGTTTTCGGTATCGAACGTGATGCGCGGCGCGCATCTGTATGCGCAGCACTGCGCGGCCTGCCACGGCGCGGACGGTCGCGGCGAAGGGCCGCTCGCGGCCACGCTCGCACACTGGCCGCCGACCTTCGCCGGCGCGCTGCTCGCGCGTCGCCTCGATGGCGAACTGTTCTGGCGCGTGCGGCACGGCACGCGAGACGAACGCGGCGCGGCGACGATGCCCGGCTTCGCTTCGACGCTCGGCCCGCAGGACACCTGGGCCGTGCTCGACTACCTGAAGGCGCTTGCGGCCGGCAGCGGCGCGCAAGCAGAAGGCGCTTGGCCCGTTCCCGTCCCGCTGCCGGCGCTCGACGTGCGCTGCGGCGACGCCGCACCCCAACCGCTCGATCGCTGGCGCGAAGGCCAGCGCGTACGCATCGTCGCGCTCGCACCGGGCGTCGCGCCACCGCCGGAAGACGCGCGCTGGCAGACCTTGCTCGTCACGGCGAGCGGCACGTCCGCGCCGACGGCGACCGGCGCGCGCGCGAACTGCGTCGCGTCGACACCCGACGCGTGGCTCGCGTTCGCGACGATCGCAGGCATCGCGCCCGATGCGCTCGGCGGCACTCAGCTCCTCGCCGATCGGCGTGGCTGGCTGCGGGCGCGCGCGCTGCCGGGCAGCGTCGGGTGGTCGGATGCCGACCTGCTGTGCCGCTCGGACGCGGCTGCGCGGCCGGCCGCGGCCGCCGTCACCGCCGGAAGCAGCGACCCGCTGACCGCGTTGCTGCTGCGTGTCGACGCCGAGCCCGTGCGCGACGTGCAGGCCGGGCTCCCGCACTGA
- a CDS encoding ABC transporter ATP-binding protein, producing the protein MVSAAVVEPSVAASAAASATTSPAVTAPRGARIDIRRVSHAFDGPGGPLPVLDDVTLSVAAGEFVALLGPSGCGKSTLLRLVAGLDTARQGTIAQDGVPIEQPDPSRIVVFQDPTLYPWRRVRANVALGLEARGVARVAQHRVDDALERVGLREFSNVFPHQLSGGMAQRVALARALVNDPRLLILDEPLGKLDSLTRLTMQAELTALWQRDGFSSLLVTHDVEEALFLAQRVIVFGPRPARIVAELRVDLPYPRHRGDPRLAELRHDALRHLGLDASW; encoded by the coding sequence ATGGTAAGCGCCGCCGTAGTCGAACCGTCCGTTGCCGCTTCTGCCGCCGCTTCGGCCACCACTTCGCCCGCCGTCACTGCGCCGCGCGGCGCGCGCATCGACATCCGCCGCGTGAGCCACGCGTTCGACGGCCCCGGCGGCCCGCTGCCGGTGCTCGACGACGTCACGCTGTCGGTCGCCGCCGGCGAATTCGTCGCGCTGCTCGGCCCGAGCGGCTGCGGGAAATCGACGCTGCTGCGCCTCGTCGCAGGCCTCGATACCGCGCGGCAAGGCACCATCGCACAGGACGGCGTGCCGATCGAGCAGCCCGATCCGTCGCGCATCGTCGTGTTCCAGGACCCGACGCTGTACCCGTGGCGGCGCGTGCGCGCGAACGTCGCGCTCGGCCTCGAAGCGCGCGGCGTGGCGCGTGTCGCGCAGCATCGCGTGGACGATGCGCTCGAACGCGTCGGGCTGCGCGAGTTCTCGAACGTGTTTCCGCACCAGTTGTCCGGCGGGATGGCGCAGCGCGTCGCGCTCGCCCGTGCGCTCGTCAACGATCCGCGCCTGCTGATTCTCGACGAACCGCTCGGCAAGCTCGATTCGCTGACGCGCCTCACGATGCAGGCCGAGCTGACCGCGCTGTGGCAACGCGACGGCTTCTCGTCGCTGCTCGTCACGCACGATGTCGAGGAAGCGCTGTTCCTCGCGCAGCGCGTGATCGTGTTCGGGCCGCGCCCCGCGCGGATTGTCGCGGAATTGCGCGTCGACCTGCCCTACCCGCGCCACCGCGGCGACCCGCGTCTCGCCGAACTGCGTCACGACGCGCTGCGGCATCTCGGGCTCGATGCGAGCTGGTAG
- a CDS encoding ABC transporter permease gives MSTIEHASTTHTAPAPAGGTSVSASAAPARIACTACEATLAAEARRARTWPTGIAAALAWAALGALTQLWPNRVVGFTDWAYTDTFGTAAWSIGALLLAAATLGHLAAPTRARLARVRPAGPWLVALPLVLAAWEIATAKTGWLPTPFFAPPQALIEVYVDDWPRLLGSAGNTLKLLALGFAYGVAVGFAVGVSIGWSRRIGYWVHPVLRVLGPVPATALLPLTFYFFPSSYSAAAFLIALSTGFPVAVLTWSGVASVNKQYYDVARTLGANARFLVLRVAIPAALPHVFVGIFMGLSASFTVLVVAEMMGVKSGLGWYLSWAQGWASYVNMYAALIVMALLFSGLIALLFAVRDRALAWQKGTVKW, from the coding sequence ATGTCGACGATCGAACACGCTTCCACCACGCACACCGCACCGGCACCGGCCGGCGGTACTTCCGTTTCCGCCTCCGCTGCGCCCGCACGCATCGCCTGCACGGCGTGCGAAGCGACGCTGGCAGCCGAAGCCCGCCGCGCGCGAACCTGGCCGACCGGCATCGCGGCCGCGCTCGCATGGGCCGCGCTCGGCGCGCTCACGCAACTGTGGCCGAACCGTGTCGTCGGTTTCACCGACTGGGCCTACACGGACACGTTCGGCACGGCCGCGTGGTCGATCGGCGCGCTGCTGCTCGCCGCCGCGACGCTCGGCCATCTCGCCGCCCCGACGCGCGCACGGCTCGCACGCGTGCGGCCGGCCGGCCCGTGGCTCGTCGCGCTGCCGCTGGTGCTCGCCGCGTGGGAAATCGCCACCGCGAAAACCGGCTGGCTGCCGACGCCGTTCTTCGCGCCGCCACAGGCGCTGATCGAGGTCTATGTCGACGACTGGCCGCGCCTGCTCGGCAGCGCCGGCAACACGCTGAAGCTGCTCGCGCTCGGGTTTGCATACGGCGTCGCGGTCGGCTTCGCGGTGGGCGTATCGATCGGCTGGTCGCGCCGGATCGGCTACTGGGTGCATCCGGTGCTGCGCGTGCTCGGCCCCGTGCCGGCCACCGCACTGCTGCCGCTCACGTTCTACTTCTTTCCGTCGAGCTATTCGGCCGCCGCGTTCCTGATCGCGCTGTCGACCGGATTCCCGGTCGCGGTGCTGACCTGGTCCGGCGTCGCGAGCGTCAACAAGCAGTATTACGACGTCGCGCGCACGCTCGGCGCGAACGCGCGTTTCCTCGTGCTGCGCGTCGCGATTCCGGCCGCGCTGCCGCACGTGTTCGTCGGCATCTTCATGGGGCTGAGCGCGTCGTTCACGGTGCTGGTCGTCGCCGAGATGATGGGCGTCAAGTCGGGGCTCGGCTGGTATCTGAGCTGGGCGCAGGGCTGGGCGTCGTACGTGAACATGTACGCGGCGCTGATCGTGATGGCGCTGCTGTTTTCCGGATTGATCGCGCTGCTGTTCGCGGTGCGCGACCGCGCGCTCGCGTGGCAGAAAGGAACCGTCAAATGGTAA
- a CDS encoding ABC transporter substrate-binding protein, with the protein MTRTTAPAPSGAHDDKRRKLLRAAGAAALAAPAITLGRKAWSAPPLKKLTFAWNQNAFCLTPIVVAQERGFFEKNGLKVELINYSGSTDQLLESIATGKADAAVGMIHRWLKPLEAGFDVKIIGSSHGGCVRLVGAKAAGVTTLQALKGKTVGVSDLAAPGKHFFSILLAKNGIDPERDITWRQYPADLLGVAVDKGEIHAIADGDPNLYLLEKRSNGAYTELATNLSGEYARKVCCVIGARGDLVRNDRPAAAGLARSIVQATEYTHDNPNEAAKVFAKYSPKISPEDLRKLYATLTYTHHPTNVDLQQEIAFYADDFRRISVLKKSTDPQRFAQQVYANVLG; encoded by the coding sequence ATGACCCGCACCACCGCACCCGCGCCGTCCGGCGCGCACGACGACAAACGCCGCAAGCTGCTGCGCGCGGCCGGCGCCGCCGCGCTCGCCGCGCCGGCGATCACGCTCGGCCGCAAGGCGTGGTCCGCGCCGCCGCTGAAGAAGCTCACGTTCGCGTGGAACCAGAACGCGTTCTGCCTGACGCCGATCGTCGTCGCGCAGGAACGCGGCTTCTTCGAGAAGAACGGCCTGAAGGTCGAACTGATCAACTACAGCGGGTCGACCGACCAGTTGCTCGAATCGATCGCGACCGGCAAGGCCGACGCGGCGGTCGGGATGATCCACCGCTGGCTGAAGCCGCTCGAAGCCGGCTTCGACGTGAAGATCATCGGCAGCTCGCACGGCGGCTGCGTGCGGCTGGTCGGCGCCAAGGCGGCCGGCGTCACGACGCTGCAGGCGCTGAAGGGCAAGACGGTCGGCGTCAGCGATCTGGCCGCGCCCGGCAAGCATTTCTTCTCGATCCTGCTCGCGAAGAACGGCATCGATCCCGAGCGCGACATCACGTGGCGGCAGTATCCGGCCGACCTGCTCGGCGTCGCGGTCGACAAGGGCGAGATCCACGCGATCGCCGACGGCGACCCGAACCTCTATCTGCTCGAAAAGCGCAGCAACGGCGCGTATACCGAGCTGGCGACGAACCTGTCCGGCGAATACGCGCGCAAGGTGTGCTGCGTGATCGGCGCGCGCGGTGACCTCGTGCGCAACGACCGGCCCGCAGCCGCCGGGCTCGCACGCTCGATCGTTCAGGCTACCGAGTACACGCACGACAATCCGAATGAAGCCGCGAAGGTGTTCGCGAAGTATTCGCCGAAGATCAGCCCCGAGGATCTGCGCAAGCTCTACGCGACGCTCACCTACACGCATCACCCGACCAACGTCGATCTGCAGCAGGAAATCGCGTTTTATGCGGACGACTTCCGCCGCATCAGCGTGCTGAAGAAAAGCACGGACCCGCAGCGCTTCGCGCAGCAGGTCTATGCGAACGTGCTGGGGTGA
- a CDS encoding class II aldolase/adducin family protein → MSAVLSTPVRTASGLALAETPRQHFWFDPPAPRIDVAAERRHRQARLAAAFRLFARYGFASGLAGHITARDPELPDHFWVNPLGVHFSQIKVSDLLLVNARGETAIGTRPLNKAAFAIHAAIHDAHPHIVAAAHTHSTYGKAWSTLGRPLDPLTQDACVFYEDHALFDDFTGMVVDTSEGARIAHALEKPEGGTHKGVILKNHGILTAGPTVEAAAWWYIALDNAAHTQLLAEAAGTPQPIDHATARHTHGQIGGPEGALHAFDSLFARVLADEPDLLD, encoded by the coding sequence ATGTCCGCCGTCCTGTCCACGCCCGTTCGCACCGCGTCGGGCCTCGCGCTCGCCGAAACACCGCGCCAGCATTTCTGGTTCGACCCGCCCGCGCCGCGCATCGACGTCGCCGCCGAACGCCGCCATCGGCAGGCGCGGCTCGCCGCCGCGTTCCGCCTGTTCGCGCGCTACGGTTTCGCGTCGGGCCTCGCCGGCCACATCACCGCACGCGATCCGGAACTGCCCGACCACTTCTGGGTGAACCCGCTCGGCGTGCATTTCTCGCAGATCAAGGTATCCGACCTGCTGCTCGTCAACGCGCGCGGCGAAACCGCGATCGGCACGCGCCCGCTGAACAAGGCCGCTTTCGCGATCCATGCGGCGATCCACGACGCGCATCCGCACATCGTCGCCGCCGCGCACACGCATTCGACCTACGGCAAGGCGTGGTCGACGCTCGGCCGCCCGCTCGATCCGCTGACGCAGGACGCCTGCGTGTTCTACGAGGACCACGCGCTGTTCGACGACTTCACGGGGATGGTCGTCGACACGAGCGAAGGCGCGCGGATCGCGCACGCGCTCGAGAAGCCGGAAGGCGGCACGCACAAGGGCGTAATCCTGAAGAACCACGGCATCCTGACGGCTGGCCCGACGGTCGAGGCCGCCGCATGGTGGTACATCGCGCTCGACAACGCCGCGCACACGCAGTTGCTGGCCGAGGCGGCCGGCACGCCGCAGCCGATCGATCATGCGACCGCGCGCCACACGCACGGCCAGATCGGCGGCCCCGAAGGGGCGCTGCATGCGTTCGACAGCCTGTTTGCGCGCGTCCTCGCCGACGAACCCGACCTGCTCGACTGA